The DNA window GCCATCTCGCTCAGCAGGCGGCAGGTTGACTCGATACACGGATACAAATCCACAACGCGCATGAAACAGCCGCTTACCTCCTGTGTTGGCGTTCTGTCTGACAGCTGGCTGCGTTCTCCCAGCTTGAGTTCTCCAGTGGGAGGCCAATGGTGAACACCTTCAGACCAGTGCAGCCTTTGAACGGAAGGCAGGTGTATCACTCCGGAGGCCATGTTGCTGGGGTCAGCGGCGCACTGCTCCTCTTGTTACTCCTGGTGCACACGCCCTGAACACTGCAGGATTGatgcaaacaaacatttgaTGGAATGTACTTTTCCTGGAGTCGTCCTACCAACCGTGCTGGGAGCCGACAGCCCAAGAAAGCAACAGCACTGGGACGCTCCAATTTCTCTTCCCGCTGTACCGCTATGTGAAATCcgattcagtttttttttatcagcctCAAAGAAAAAGAATTTCACTCAAGGACATAATTCAGGTTGGCTGCACCAATGAAGCATGAGACATGCTTTCAAGGATattaaaatgagtaaaaatgtTCTCACACGTTGTCACCAacgtacataataataataataataaataataataaaaaataaaagagtgAATGCAATATAATGGaaagacataatataatatatatatatatatatatatatatatatatatatatatatatatatatatatatatatatatatatatatatatatatatatacatagaaaaaatatacataatatatacatatatacaatatatacataaaaagacacctattccacctataaAGGTGCCATTTAcatcaaatgtgacattttacaTATTACCCAAGCTACTGcgatattgtaattattatagtaCTATAATACTTATATACTGAAAGtactacatgttatcatgaatgcaCCTGTTGTGACATGCTTACAGCATGTGTATGtaaccataaaaccttgttcAAGGTCTTTGGAGGTAGAGGTGTATTCTGTTCTGTGCatagctgtctctttttagccGTTTCTATAGCTTTAGAATGTACCttaactatttatttatatggaCGACAATGCATagtttatattgatatatttttatatcaatattatttatattgatttatattGATATCAAGGGTcatggggagtgctggagcctatcccagctgtatgaggtgagaggcggggtacactctggactggtggccagccaattacagggcacatatagacaaacaaccattcacactcacattcatacctatggacaatttgaagtggccaattaatctagcatgtttttggaatgtgggaggaaaccggagtagccggagaaaacccacgcatgcacggggagaacatgcaaactccacacagagatggccgagggtggaattcgaagtcgggtctcctagctgtgtggcctgtgtgctaaccactctcctgCCCACACAAtgataccaataataataaaataatgtattacaCCGTATATGTTGCGTACAACTGCGTTGCATAAAACTTTCGTTCCTGATCTAAAAGTGAGCATTACTGGTTTTGTGGTAGTTAGTGCCAGCGCTCCCAGTGTGGCGGCCAATGGCTGTGCTGTAATGAGATGAGCTGTGTTTGCCTTTGGCTCCGTGTCTGTGTCTATATCAGGAGGATCACTTTAGATATAATCCCATTGCGCAAGAAAAGACGAGTGATGCAAGCAGTGCTGAGTCATGTTCACCTGGCGTGCACATACAGCACACGTGTGCGACAGGCAATGTGTTGAAACCTGCTTAACATTTGGGTTAACACCCGCTAAGTGTTCATCTTTCTCTTTTAGCCACAAATTGCACATGGCCCCGCCcccacttcctcttcttctttcccCTTGGGGTGGATTTGAGGTTTGGGTTGTCGTGACAACCAAGGACACAGACCTGTCTATTTTCTCTTTGCAAAGTTTCTCTTGTTGCAAAGCATATTGCACACATGAACCGCTGTTGCCGGGATGGGGAAGCGGGCTAAAACTCCCCACttcacccacccacacacccacacaccttCTCACCAACATAGGCCACAATAAGTTTGTGACTGAAATGTGACTGAAAGATATGAACACTTCCTGTCACTAAATCTGCACTGCAAGCTGTAAAGAGTCAGCATTGTTACTagctgtagaccaggggtgctcacactttttcagcatgcgagctacttttaaaatgaccgagtcaaaatgatctacccactacaaaaatgcaaaacatctatttattttcaaatgtattgaggattatttgcacgtacaatgtatgttgatgtaccttacataaccaaatgagccaatattgcaaaacacacataattaactattaacattttttgtaattacctgagtttactttgatgacttgcactgaattgaaccagccagggatgcatagtccggacagtagctgctgatagccagcctcaagcacacttccaaatgtttatcagtcatggataatatccgtatcataatatccgtataatattccatatccgtatggaagtgatatgttttttgcctttttacttggtccagtttttgcctttttacttggtcctgctccttcactcattttagtgaccataaactttagcgagggcttaaaatctcgcaattcgccgactagcttagcactttgcatcgttgtttacgcggtgacctaaaggtcaaaattcagttgtcatctgattggttgtcctgtatgtcaatcaagtaacggggctggatgataggctgacatcgtaagttctgctgcacttagagacgttgtgatttgattggtcgcccgaagggcaacattcagttgtcatctgaatggctgccctgtatatcaatcaagtgacggcattgatgctgggatgatatttttttaatgtcacgccgcgatcgaccagcgatcgaccggtagctcgcgatcgacttaatgagcacccctgctgtagaacaTACTAAAATTACCACAAAATTACTAACAATTACCGCTTACAGTATTATAACTTTACAACACAAATCAATTGACACAGCAGCTTTCCTGCTGGAttgttgttgctaggcagaattgtATAGGGagtaacaaaagaaaatgaaaataatttgcaaattaatgaatgaattttttttcaatcgTATGCTCATTATGGGGTCTTTGATAGCTTTTTGTCTggcctgaacacatcaacagcatcGATTCCaacatcaaatatgtattttcaacTCGTTAATACATTTATCCACTCATCCTAAGGAGGCTGCCACATTCACCGGCACACCAAAGTCTGAAAATCACAACACTAACTATATTACGTGTGTATGTGATTTTCTGTACATAAACAGAATGACAAGGAAGaacaataagtggatattctcATCAGCACTTAAGTGTGTTTAGAAATCCCTGAAAATACACTAAAACATGTGACTTCAACTTAAATTACTTGTTGTCTTAAGTTGTCTTAAGTTGAATAAAACAGTAAAATGGGcatatcatgattaattaatttgaaaaaggtgattaatctgattaaacattttcatcattgaCCAGACCTTGAAATAATATGAAGTccattccagggtcaaactgtccaCAACATAAACGCTTTATGAACATTCTGTTAACACAATCAGGACTGTTGTCATTGTTCAATATTCTTATGTCAGAGAAGAGTAGCAAGAAGCTAACGTAAACAACAACACGTACGGTGATGCTCGAGTTTTACTGCTTTGAACGTGAGTCCACTTCATGTTCTTCTcccaaaacagaaaaatgcTTGCGTTAATCTTTTGAAGTTTGTTGAACTCAGGTCTTGCACGGTCTCTGGAGTATTTGTGCCATGTGGAGTGTTTGTTTACCCCCCAAAATTACTCCAATACTGCGATCATGTTAAAATAGTTTAATGTAGTTTAATCACTACTCAGTATTTGagggacaatttggatttggatcattttttgacataaacatccccatcagcagtgtagtaccagtgtatatacgtatataccaaCAGTGACTTGCTCtggagcaggggtcgggaacctttttggctaagagagccatgaaggccagatattttaaaatgtgtatctgtgagagccatatacattttgaatgcaataaaatgtgtgcatttttatgtaagaccaacagttttagatataatgggctctaattacgtagaccaggcacactaccccacgccaatggggtgtggccagcacactttcgtgagcagcgcagtgtcaaataataaatcaaatacttgctgccattaatgcaacttctgctgctgcatgaaccgtattcagtacacatatttcattcttttggccatctccatcttggttctgcagctttagctatttgactaaaggaggaaagtttacatttacatgtttttttgacatctcaatgaccgaggtagactaccgcattacccagtaataatcaagttttggtgtttgacctggaaaatatcatcaagaaagatagatatggttggccgtattgcagtagaatatagatggacgaattaaaatgcataagaaagttgttgatttttaatattatttttaacagtcatttctgtgatgtttactttaaaatgttagcaaaaatgcatttttattgtggtaagaaatgcttgagagccagatacagtcatcaaaagagccctacctggctcccgagccataggttccctacctctgctctggAGCATTCAAAACTGTAATACATACAAAAGAGTAAAACATACGCctcttcaaaaacaaaaatgcatttttgtgattactcttttgaacgcatattgtcgTGAGAGGCCAAACTCTTTATTTAAGTGGCCACAGCAACTAAGCGGAACTACTACGGGGTGAAGTGGAGGGGTAAATCACCGTTGATGTACTActaaaaaatcccaactatgCATTTaagtataaaatacaataaagaaTTCGGATTCTTCAGTCAAAAACCATCGAAGCCTTGCATTTAGCTGCTTTAGCACGAGACTGAAACGCAACGACCGTTTGTCCTAAAAAGGAATGAGCTCACACTTGGCGTGACACATTCATGTGTGGCGTGTACATTTGTGCAACTACACAAAAACTACACACACAAATTAGCAACGTCTGACCGTTTTATGAAATATGTGTGTTGTGTAGTTGGTGTGCGAGCGAGTGTGTGACTGCTAGAGCATTTCCTGTGTGAAGCACGTGGCACAAACAGAGTTCATAAAAAGATCTggttcacttcttgctttcttTCTCCTGGGGAGGCCCAACGCTGGTAAGACCTTGACAAGCAAGACAACCTATTGTTGATATAATTGTCAATGCTAACTATTAtcggatatacagtatgtattgtatAGGTTGTCCTATGATGAGAGGAGCATTGAGAAGCTGATGTTCAGTGTTGTCGGCCATAAAGTAGAAAGCACTACTAAACATTACTGTACAGTGTAGTGTTTCCTACTTTATGGATGACTAGACTGTTGGCTGCAGAGGAGCGACATCATCACATTCGATTTCAAACCTCATATATTTCTTTCATTAACTATTTTAAACtatatttcaaatattgaaatatataatacaaaaaaatcaagattgAACCCAatcattttctatatttatttaccaTCTGTGTTTTTCTCctcatatataaaattgcaacaAATCTCACAAGGTAACAGCTTTATAAAAACAGAAGCcaaaatagaaaatgtataaaagtgtataaaagctattctgtgttgtgtttttgatgacatttttgcaatgtgttttttttttaatataatttggaGCCCTTTTAAAGAATGATTTCTGTATTTAACTGTTGTGTTTTTACTCATCATCGTGTGGTTCGCACTGAGTAGATTCAAATTAGTTCGATCATTTAGAATAAATTAGCCACTGCAATTAAACACAGAATATTTGGATATAAAATGGTGTTGTGTATCTCGATGTGTGTTAGTTAGAAAACAAGGTTATATTCTAATCCCAAGGTAGAGGCTGTAGGAAATTAGACGGGACCAAACCTCGTCTCCCTCGCAGATCGCCCTGAAGAAGAAAGGATGTAGTGagcaaaaaatgccacaaaaaaaagccaacgaCAAGATGCTCACGTAGTAGAATCCATCCGGATCCATGGCTCCGAGAACATATATGATGTCACCCGAACGAAAGCCGAGTTCATCCTGTAGGAGAAACCATAACATCTTAAATTGGAGACAAagcacattatattatattattatattaagttTCACTACATAGCTCTCGTACTTCACTGTCCACATTAGGTGAACTTTCCCAGGGGTCGTAGTCAAATAAGGCCACCATTCTGCGTACAATCACGTCTTCGGGAACGCTGGACACCTCGCTCACATCGGGGGTCAAAGACATTCCTACAGAGAAGCAACAAGACCCgatgaaagaatgaaaaagcTCTCAGAAGAACCAACACAGACACAAACTAAAAAATGGAAGCAGCTACTGAaggaaaaaatgaacaaaacaaaacgataATAGCACTGAATGACCAAACAAGCCAGCAAAGGGACTAATGAAGTCATAGTCTCAATAAAACAAGGTAACACGTAGAATACCTGAATAGaaataaaccaggggtgggcaaactacggcccgggggccacatccggcccgccaagtatttgaatatggcccgcctgttctttccaaaatatttcatttaaactcaacatacaacctggcatcattgagccaaccttttgatggttgaagtagctgttttaccAATTATCGTTATTTGatatggtctgttgtttacaaaatgctcctgaaaaaagggacacaagcacataataataataataataataataattaaaataataataataatacattcattttctaccacttatcctcacgagggttgcgggggtgctggagcctatcccagctgtcttggggcgagaggcggagtacacctggactggtcgtaaaaataaaaatatcattattaataaaattatgaataaaaattatataataataataattattataaaatataatttatatttatcattattaatataataataatgataacaataataatcacaataaatttataatgcactttacatcaaataaatgatctcaaagtgcacatatagcagactacatgacacttttacgtgtaaaatatgtgtaaaaatatacgtgtacaaatggactgtcacatgtaaaatactatacagtctgcccccccgtcaattttattaaatcaatgcggcccgcgagtcaaaaagtttgcccacccctgatataaactAACAAATGTACTAAGAGACAAAGTAGCTATTCAGTTAACAGTAGATGTACTGTAGCATGTCCAAGCAACTCAGTCATGGCGATACCTGTTTGATCGACAGGGATGAAGCCCTGCTGCATGAGTAAATGCTTCAGATACTCGTCATCCACGGGGATTTCAGCCACCAAGTTACTAGGAACGTAGCCCGAGAGGCCGCCCGATTCGCCACGATAGAACCCGTCGCAGTCTTTGTCTCCAAACACCTAGAGTCGGGTACACAGACACTTGGCTGTTGTGGTTTGTTGCTGGTGAcccgcaaacacacacagctgcacacGTCTTCAGTTAAATGACGGAAAATATAACAGGAAGTGAGAAGAAATGTGCTCATttgagcgaaaaaaaaaaaaacaggaaactgTCAGGGGAGACTTCATCTGCTACACCTGCACTGTCTAACGCTGCATCATTAAATGAGAAGTGCCTCTTTTTCTACAAAAGGtaccatttttttccctcaaaaatattttttaaactttttttctcaatgatatacaaatacaatatttaaaaatattaaataaaatacaatatgcaTCCttattctatgccgcttatcgccATTGTGGtggcggggtatgctggaacctatcctagATGACCTTGTACAAGACGTGgggtaaaaaatacaattttttttttatgtgaccttatttttttttaaaaatacagattttttaaaacaaaaatatacctTTTCTGGAAAATACAGAGCCTTACCaaaattattactttaaaaaaatgcactatAATTCTTGAAAAAAGACtgcttttttctcagaaatataAGACTGTGGCTGTTCACagtttttcccccaaatatacaaatacatacaaaactATTACTTTCTGTGCCCAACAATATAGGCCTTTTTTTCCTAACATTTAGGTGGTAATTTTTAGGCTGatctaaaaaatgtatatatctcATGGGTGTGTGTCTTCCATTGTTACAAAATGCTGACTCAACACAAAGTAATTGAATGCTTCTAAACATTTCCCAAGatcttaaaaaaacattctctGGATCttgcaatagtttttttttttttttttccccgtatCCCCTGTGGGATCTGTACATGATTACATAAATAAGTGATATAAGTTAGGAAAAGGTTATGTCATTTAAAGGGAATGTTGTGGCATACACTAGTGGCCATAGTTGAGTTCTTTGGGAACCAATTGCAGTGTATAGTGATCGGGGTAACGCTAAATGTACGCATTGGAGAAGCTGTTGCGACTTTATAGAAACTCCAGCATGTCCTCCTTCATGACTTCTCATTGAATGATCAGCAATCCAAAACATTTGCAGCAACTCAAATAGCTTATCAAGATTTTGCTTTTGTTGTGCTATCTgtgatcttttttttctcctgactACAGAACGAGTCCACTCCACGGCTCTACTCTTTTgtagaaacatgtttttaaaaaaagttgttcCTGGAAAAGTTATCCCTCTTTTTCTAAATTCTTGCAAATACACGGTCTTTATTCTTAAAAGTTCCAGGGGTCCCCATGATTCTTCTTGCTGATCATGTCAATCAAAGGTGAGTTTTCCTATCTATGTCAAGGCgatgtaaaaacaaacaaaacgaacAAACTTCAACAAGACTAGAAAAGCCAAGAAGTGATCTTATACCTTGATGATCTGTCCGGGCACAAAAGGCAGCTCCTCGGCCGCCGTGTCAGGGTTGGGCGACATCGCCGCGGGGTTGTAAGGATAGAGCGCCACAAAGAGCCGAGGGCAGACAGGTAGAGACACCTGACTGGCCGTTTCCAGCTCCCACTCTCTAAGGTCCTCGGGGGTGGCGATCCTCACCTCGTTGGGGTAAATCAAGACATCCAGCTCCAGACCGGCCTCCATCGAGAGCAGCAGTGAAGTGACCACTTGGCAGACAGATGGCGGACTGTCCTCCTTCGTCCTCATCCTCATTGGAGGTAACTAAGCTAAGCAGCATGCTAATCCTCTTTCAAGCTCTTGGATGAACTGGCAGGTTCACAATTGACTTGTAAACTGGACAAAAATACTAGCATCTTAGCTGCAGAGAAAAAGAAAGTTTGTACGCATGAATATTACAAAAGATTAGAGTAGTACAAATAAGAATGCATAGTCTGGATAATGTTCAAAATTGACCCCACTAtctatttatgtattcatgtcTATCACGCATAGAATCATGTGAATTCTCCCAGCCAATCAGTCAAAAATGAAGGACAATTAAAAGATAAATGGAATTTGGCCCTACTCCAatactcctcttcctccctcatGTTGTGACTTGACCCAGATAAGGCCAAGGCAGTAAGTCAATGCTTCCTCTTTTGATCTGTGCAAGGTCAGCAGGCGGTAATCGCCTCTAGCAACATGGTGATCAATTAACACCACccactgtttgtgtgtgaaatGAAGAGCTAGCATAGGAGGGAAAGCTCTACGATATTTTACAAATGTGTTGTCATAATCATCACGTGCTCTCATGGCAGAGAAAACAGccaattaataaacaaaaataaaataacggtCTTTCCTGTGGGtgttacaatatacaatatttaatattgtatatttgccTATGTTTTATTGCTCATTGCCGCTGATGGAATACTATGGAAAGCAATAATactcaataataatacaagtcatacttggcaaaaaaaaaataaaaatagtaataggaaaaatgtcattttgatttGAAGTTTCAACATAAATCAAAGATAATGTGCTGTACTCAAGTCAACCACAAGGTGGCGGGGTGGCGcaactatatattattatatatactatatattgtgTTGCTGGTTTTATAATACAACGAGCTCTGTAAATTATCAGGTGTTGTAGCAGTGTAACAGACtttatatatgaattatatttaCGTCAATTCATAAAACAATGCATAATTTGAAGGTTTATTGTACTTACTTTTTACTTAACGTGTGGTAGTTGAGCTGCAgaaaggcgtttttttcattctgGGCTGTTCTTATACTCCTGTGGGTTCTATCTCGTTTTCTCcaagtaaaaacaacaacaacatatatGTAACTGAATAACAATGCGTGTTAATTTGATTGAAAACATCACAAACTTTAAATGATGTCTGAATGTCTTGTGATCGACAGTTGACCAGCCCCCAGCATACTCCGCCTCTCGTAACCAAAAATTACAAACGCCTCACCTTAAaagtgtacatactgtattcgGAATACAAAAGAAATGCATCTGTTTTTTAACCCATGTATCCATCTTAAATCTACAGTAGCTATCTTGCTACAAGTAGTTAGCAACAGTCTTTCTTGCTATCAATATATGGCTCAGCTATccgtaaaaaaaatccatagaCATCTAATCAGCTATTGTGCTAGCTAGCGCATGCATTTCTAGCATTATatgggtatatatatatatatatatttcaaactaTAGCCAGTATCTATAATTATTTATGGTCTATATCTACCTATTGAAAATAATAACTAGCTATCTATTTGGCTATCACACTAGCTAACGTAGCTAGTGAGTTGCGAGCTAAGGCTAACCAATTTGCAGTATCTAAAATGTAGCTATTGTGCTAGCCAGCACTTCTTAGCCATCTTAGGGTACACTGcgatatatatgtatgtgtatatgtgtatacgtgtgtgtgtgtgtgtgtgtgtgtctaaacaAATGACAAATTACTTTGATATTGCTAActaactgtagctagctaagaACTACATTACCCATAATACATTTCGCCTTTTAGCCATGGTTCCAGTCCAGGGACTATTACATCATTGGCATCAATCAGCTATTGTGCTAGCTAGCGCATGCATTTCTAGCCAATTTTGGGTAAACTATAGCCAGTATCTATAATTATTTATGGTCTATATCTACCTATTGAAAATAATAACTAGCTATCTATTTGGCTATCACACTAGCTAACGTAGCTAGTGAGTTGCGAGCTCAGGCTAACCAATTTGCAGTATCTAAAATGTAGCTATTGTGCTAGCCAGCACTTCTTAGCCATCTTAGGGTACACTGcgatatatatgtatgtgtatatgtgtgtgtgtgtgtgtctaaacaAATGACAAATTACTTGGATATTGCTAActaactgtagctagctaagaACTACATTACCCATAATACATGGCCTTTTAGCCATGCGTTCCAGTCCAGGGACTATTACATCATTGGCACGGACGCCCACCTTTCTGGGGGATGACGTAAGCGAGCGAGGGGATGCAGGGTGGGGAGAGAGAGGGTGTCCCGTCTGCAGACAAGCAGAGAGCAGCTGCAGCCTTCACTTGGCGGAGGATTTTCACCGCATTGCGAATTTAAAGGATagggaaacacttttttttcctccttaaaGCGAGTCTCGACTCACCTctaaaaccaagaaaaaaaagaccaaaaaaaaccaCCCATATTGTCCAAAGATGGTCGACCGTGAGCAGCTGGTGCAGAAAGCCAGGCTGGCCGAGCAGGCTGAGAGATATGACGACATGGCAGCCGCTATGAAATCGGTGagtccatccatgcatcacGTTACTCCCATGCTAATAATCACTGTCAGTGAGGGAGGGGTGGCCCTTTTTCAGCCAAATTAGACCTTGAGCTATCATTAAGTATAATTAGTCCAAATCTTGTACATTTGAGGTATACTTTGTGTGCGTTGGCTGTGATGCGGCTGCTGTTGGGCGGTGCCTCCCCATGACATGACAATGAGGTGCCTGCATGATCGACGCCTGCATAGCGGTCCTCTACTACATCATGAAAGCATCTTTATTTCAGACATTCCTATTAACATCACATAAAAACTGAGTAC is part of the Doryrhamphus excisus isolate RoL2022-K1 chromosome 8, RoL_Dexc_1.0, whole genome shotgun sequence genome and encodes:
- the si:ch211-105f12.2 gene encoding RIMS-binding protein 2-like isoform X1, with product MRMRTKEDSPPSVCQVVTSLLLSMEAGLELDVLIYPNEVRIATPEDLREWELETASQVSLPVCPRLFVALYPYNPAAMSPNPDTAAEELPFVPGQIIKVFGDKDCDGFYRGESGGLSGYVPSNLVAEIPVDDEYLKHLLMQQGFIPVDQTGMSLTPDVSEVSSVPEDVIVRRMVALFDYDPWESSPNVDSEDELGFRSGDIIYVLGAMDPDGFYYGDLRGRRVFRACAPGVTRGAVRR
- the si:ch211-105f12.2 gene encoding RIMS-binding protein 2-like isoform X2, with amino-acid sequence MRMRTKEDSPPSVCQVVTSLLLSMEAGLELDVLIYPNEVRIATPEDLREWELETASQVSLPVCPRLFVALYPYNPAAMSPNPDTAAEELPFVPGQIIKVFGDKDCDGFYRGESGGLSGYVPSNLVAEIPVDDEYLKHLLMQQGFIPVDQTGMSLTPDVSEVSSVPEDVIVRRMVALFDYDPWESSPNVDSEDELGFRSGDIIYVLGAMDPDGFYYGDLRGRRGLVPSNFLQPLPWD